A DNA window from Dunckerocampus dactyliophorus isolate RoL2022-P2 chromosome 17, RoL_Ddac_1.1, whole genome shotgun sequence contains the following coding sequences:
- the LOC129169842 gene encoding uncharacterized protein LOC129169842, producing the protein MFPKGHLGGQDGTHTKEVPPHLSMSPKGGLNQDNAEGNDRLESHLDSDTVCMKAVLIQSRKNSVSDCQSGIEAVKDTIPRLIKRINSEDSKDDEDECSSNIVDHILKELKGINKIQEEISDLRQYLTSVRGSVDEVSCCVDAVLSEIEELYSGASAPPNPSPVSQTRSIRRGSLGRQNAITSPLKRDSTTLSDWKECGNISGGILSHRTPKHLTPSHISFQSDHQTNQENALQSSIMQILCSAKQEQGLHQSRDNINNSFLSSHHCPDTGFVDPANDKWPSEDHQYIMCEAGDCSEEEISSCANSGEELHMWDCCATEETQSSTPGHSSHTSSEHLSLLFGIHYNSPSCSPTLVDSRNKGLRNDGKHLACVCSVNYPYSRSSGYHTVETCANAEDQGSSMSGSCSTVLLTDCDDGYLETQSLCEDCPSSGDTLELGSAASLDRDWTDHSISRDEAGESLNSSEIDSESTDKSPRVGFDVTTFSKAVLSFRSALKGALKKFEGFNPEDLEDDSTSEASLSLIRHTDEATEVPRPMGYTEGEVSLIDNRTQFVPTKETSTYVDYGETNEKLSCSSEAFPQEPDPSPSTPTEGHNVDILQSKECETDLEMYGLEVQSHHCPSMQGESPSDPLPSSDEVCLNSTNENNVAEETGKPIDANHKARIANFQRILKEKRQTHYRVSQSAQGSLGSHGSQGSQGSRSQEKYIQETVQEEHQVDHILIDCIILKFYLVFVCCFNF; encoded by the exons ATGTTCCCCAAAGGACACCTTGGTGGACAAGATGGGACCCACACCAAAGAAGTACCTCCACACCTGTCCATGAGTCCCAAAGGGGGGCTAAACCAGGACAATGCAGAAGGAAACGACAGACTCGAGTCCCATCTTGACAGTGACACTGTCTGTATGAAGGCTGTCCTGATACAATCAAGGAAAAACAGCGTCTCTGATTGTCAGTCTGGGATTGAAGCTGTGAAGGATACTATACCCCGGTTAATTAAAAGGATCAATAGTGAAGACAGTAAAGATGATGAAGATGAGTGCTCCAGTAATATAGTTGATCATATACTGAAAGAGCTGAAAGGCATAAACAAGATCCAAGAGGAAATATCAGACCTGAGGCAGTATCTAACGTCTGTGCGAGGGTCAGTGGATGAAGTGTCCTGTTGTGTTGATGCAGTGCTAAGTGAAATTGAAGAGCTATACTCTGGGGCTTCAGCGCCACCTAATCCTAGTCCAGTTTCTCAAACTCGCAGTATCAGGAGAGGAAGCCTGGGAAGGCAGAATGCTATAACGTCTCCTCTGAAGAGAGACAGTACTACGCTGTCGGATTGGAAGGAATGTGGAAATATCTCTGGTGGTATACTGTCCCACAGAACACCCAAACATCTCACTCCTAGTCACATCAGCTTCcaatcagatcatcaaacaaaccaAGAGAATGCATTGCAGAGCTCAATTATGCAAATTCTTTGTTCTGCAAAACAAGAACAAGGACTTCATCAAAGTCGGGACAACATAAATAACAGTTTTTTGTCATCCCATCACTGCCCGGATACAGGATTTGTTGACCCAGCGAATGACAAATGGCCTTCTGAAGATCATCAGTATATTATGTGTGAAGCGGGAGATTGTAGTGAGGAGGAAATCTCCTCCTGTGCAAACAGTGGGGAAGAACTGCATATGTGGGACTGTTGTGCCACAGAGGAAACACAAAGCAGCACACCAGGTCATTCTTCACACACCAGTTCTGAACACCTCTCATTACTTTTTGGAATTCATTACAACTCTCCTTCGTGTTCTCCTACTTTGGTGGACAGCAGGAACAAAGGATTGCGAAATGATGGCAAACATTTGGCATGTGTCTGTTCTGTTAACTACCCATACTCGCGGAGTTCAGGTTACCACACTGTGGAGACCTGTGCAAATGCAGAGGACCAGGGTTCCTCCATGAGTGGTAGTTGCTCCACTGTACTGTTGACAGACTGTGATGATGGTTACTTAGAGACTCAGTCATTGTGTGAGGACTGTCCATCCTCTGGTGACACTCTCGAACTGGGATCTGCTGCAAGTTTGGACAGGGATTGGACTGATCACAGTATCTCAAGAGATGAAGCAGGAGAATCACTAAATTCTTCAGAAATAGATTCTGAGAGCACAGACAAGTCCCCCAGAGTAGGTTTTGATGTTACAACTTTTAGCAAAGCTGTACTCAGTTTCAGGTCGGCTTTAAAGGGGGCTTTGAAAAAGTTTGAAGGGTTCAACCCTGAAGATCTGGAAGATGATAGTACCTCTGAAGCATCTTTATCCCTCATTAGACACACAGATGAAGCCACAGAGGTGCCGAGGCCTATGGGTTATACAGAGGGAGAAGTTAGTCTGATTGACAATCGCACTCAATTTGTCCCAACAAAGGAGACCTCGACCTATGTGGATTATGGAGAGACAAATGAGAAACTGTCATGTTCATCTGAAGCATTTCCCCAAGAGCCTGATCCCTCTCCATCTACCCCAACTGAAGGTCACAATGTAGATATTTTACAAAGCAAAGAATGCGAGACAGATTTAGAAATGTATGGCCTTGAAGTACAATCACATCATTGCCCATCCATGCAGGGTGAGAGTCCTTCGGATCCATTACCCAGTTCAGATGAAGTGTGTTTAAATTCTACGAATGAAAACAACGTTGCTGAGGAGACAGGAAAGCCCATTGATGCAAATCACAAAGCACGCATAGCTAATTTCCAGCGCATTCTGAAGGAAAAGAGACAAACTCATTATAGAGTGTCCCAGTCTGCTCAAGGTTCTCTGGGGTCTCATGGCTCTCAAGGGTCTCAAGGATCTCGATCTCAGGAAAAGTATATTCAAG AGACGGTGCAAGAAGAACATCAGGTTGATCATATTCTAATAGACTGTATTATATTAAAGTTCTatcttgtttttgtgtgttgttttaatttttaa